Proteins encoded by one window of Aphis gossypii isolate Hap1 chromosome X, ASM2018417v2, whole genome shotgun sequence:
- the LOC114132156 gene encoding uncharacterized protein LOC114132156, producing MKLDEVNVTELSPSKLLEYSKKCIIMLKQKDKEITLLQIDRNQANIAMKVAQKSVNKLQLEMTKMEKKAIDDAILIQGLEKRLRMQREEFTYQNIYNLDVKRLECELATKATDLKWENHNNDLFLLNHSLRDDLKKQSAQHTNEKTNMAVRSIKRLNDRVNVIKCSAARYLAEIDEEQKYAIRFVQKKHMLELRSVRSLNNDNTQILMDTYNKEIEELKDVFEEKLDQFLELSESLQHKLESIAEENHFLQNRKSIIEKKTKLLNDSSQALVKRNEYLERENKSYNNCML from the exons ATGAAATTAGATGAAGTCAATGTAACGGAACTCAGCCCTAGTAAACTATTAGAGTActcgaaaaaatgtattattatgctaaAACAAAAAGATAAAGAAATAACATTGTTACAAATTGATCGAAATCAAGCAAATATAGCTATGAAAGTTGCCCAAAAATCTGTAAATAAACTTCAATTAGAGATGactaaaatggaaaaaaaagcgATTGATGATGCAATCCTAATACAGGGTCTTGAAAAACGGTTACGTATGCAACGCGAAGAGTTTACTTATCAAAACATCTACAACTTGGACGTCAAACGTTTGGAATGTGAGCTAGCTACTAAAGCAACTGATTTAAAGTgggaaaatcataataatgatttatttttattgaatcattCGCTTCGGGatgatttgaaaaaacaaaGTGCACAACACACAaacgaaaaaacaaatatggcAGTTCGAAGTATTAAACGTTTAAATGACAGAGTCAACGTGATAAAATGTAGTGCAGCTCGTTATTTAGCAGAGATAGATGAAgaacaaaaatatgcaattcgCTTTGTccaaaaaaaacatatgttaGAGTTACGATCAGTTAGATccttaaataatgataatacgcAGATATTGATGGACACGTACAATAAAGAAATTGAAGAATTAAAAGACGTATTTGAAGAAAAGTTAGATCAATTTTTGGAATTGTCTGAATCGTTACAACACAAACTAGAATCAATTGCTGaagaaaatcattttttacaaaaccgtaagtctatcattgaaaaaaaaacaaaactgctTAATGACTCTTCTCAAGCACTCGTAAAAAGAAACGAATACTTAGAAAGGGAAAACAAAAGTTATAACAATT GTATGCTATGA